In Anaerolineales bacterium, one DNA window encodes the following:
- a CDS encoding Flp family type IVb pilin has translation MLFAPKEKGQGLVEYALILVLVAVVVIVILALLGPAIGNVFSNIVTNI, from the coding sequence ATGTTGTTCGCACCGAAGGAGAAAGGCCAGGGTCTTGTTGAGTATGCGCTTATCCTCGTTCTGGTCGCTGTGGTCGTGATCGTAATCCTGGCGCTGCTCGGACCGGCCATCGGCAACGTGTTCAGCAATATCGTCACCAACATCTAG
- the tpx gene encoding thiol peroxidase — protein sequence MTVDRKGIVKFEGQDQTVVGPDLKAGDIAPDFAATTLEWKSSRPLKETAGKVRILAAVLSLETSVCDRETRVFNQEASALGPDVHTFILSTDLPFTQGRWCGAAGMDRVTTLSDHAQADFGTKYGCLLKESRILRRAVFVVGRDDKLVYADYMQALGDEPKYAEVLAAARLAL from the coding sequence ATGACCGTCGACCGAAAGGGGATCGTCAAGTTCGAGGGTCAGGATCAGACCGTCGTCGGCCCGGACCTGAAGGCCGGCGACATTGCGCCGGACTTTGCGGCCACGACCCTGGAGTGGAAGAGCAGCCGCCCCCTGAAGGAGACCGCCGGGAAGGTGCGCATCCTGGCGGCGGTGCTCTCGCTCGAGACCTCGGTCTGTGACCGAGAGACCCGCGTGTTCAACCAGGAGGCCTCGGCGCTGGGGCCAGACGTGCATACCTTCATCCTGAGCACCGACCTGCCGTTCACCCAGGGGCGCTGGTGCGGCGCGGCCGGGATGGATCGAGTGACCACGTTGTCCGATCACGCCCAAGCGGACTTCGGTACCAAGTACGGCTGCCTGCTCAAAGAATCCCGCATCTTGCGCCGGGCGGTATTCGTCGTGGGTCGGGATGACAAGCTCGTTTACGCCGATTACATGCAAGCCCTCGGCGATGAACCCAAGTACGCCGAGGTCCTGGCTGCCGCGCGCCTTGCCCTATAG